From Rhodococcus sp. B7740:
ACCCGTGGGAATCGAAGCCGTGGACCTGGCCGATGGGCCTTCGGCCGATGCTGTACTACTTCGCCGACGGCGAGAGCGTATCCGGGTGCTCGGCGTCCTCGTGCGTGAAGGCGATCATGCTGATCGGCACTCCCGCGATGTGGTGGTTGGCACTGCCGATGCTGGCCTGGGTGATCTGGTCGGTGTTCGTCCGACGCGATTGGCGTTACGCCACCGTGCTCGTCGGCTATTCCGCAGCCTTGTTGCCCTGGTTCACCACGCTCGACCGGCAGATGTACTACTTCTACGCGGTGGCACTGGCCCCGTTCATGGTGATGGGCTTCGCGTTGGTGTTGGGCGACATCATCGGCAAGGCCACCGCATCGGCCGAACGGCGAGGTACCGGACTACTGCTGGTGTCCCTGTACCTCGCCGTGGTGATAGCGAACTTCGTCTGGCTCTGGCCGATTCTCACCGCAATGCCGATCACGCCACAGATGTGGCAGGAACAGTTGTGGTTACCGAGTTGGCGGTAGGGCGGTCGGGCCAGGCCGAAGCAGAGCCGGCGGAACGACCTATGCCAGCAGTGCCGTCTTGCCCTTGGTGACGCCGTCGATGCTGATGCGTCCGGCACCGAATGCAGCGAGCAGGAGCGAACCGACGCCGAGCGCGACGACCAGTTCGTAACCGTTGTCCGCAGCGAAGACGCCGTTCTCGAAGTGGACGAAGACGGCAGCACCGAGCATGTCCAGGAACAGCAGCAGCCCAGCGATCGGGGTGAAGATCCCGAGCACGAGCGCTCCGCCACCGATGAGTTCGACGAACGTCGCGAAGTACGCGGACGCGGTGGGCAGCGGAATGTTCATCGCCTCGAAGCTCGCGGCGGCACCATCGAGACCGTAGGTGTTGAGCTTCTGCCACCCGTGGGCGATGAAGACGACTCCCAGTCCGATTCGAGCAACGAGGGCGACGGCGTCGCGGACGACGGTGGAATTCATGACACATCCTTCTGGCAGGGCGGTACGGGCAGCACCACCCTGACAGAAGTAGGTTGAAGCGTCAACTCAGTTGCCGCTGGCACCCTTGAGCGCGGATTCGAGAAACGAACGGGCCTGGTCGTCGTCCAGGCCGATGGATCGCACGGTTCTGACGAACTCCGTCGCCGCCCGGGCCGCGATGTCACGCGACGGGTCACCGCCCGACGCGACGAACGACCCGGACCGACCTCGCGTCTCGATGATGCCCTGCTGCTCGAGCTCGCGGTAGGTCTTCGCGACCGTGTTCGGCGCGATCTTCAGCTCCTCGGCCAAGCCGCGAACCGTCGGAATCTTGGTCCCGGCAATGAGATCGCCCGATCGCACCAGCCCGAGAATCTGCATCCGCAGTTGCTCGAACACGGGGGTCGTGTTCGACGAATCGATATGCACGCGCACAGTAGGTGCCTTATCCGAGAGCGTCGACTGCGTCGACGATCGACGTCGAACCGGACGTGAGCATCAATGTCTTGCGTACAGCCGCGCCGGTGTCGAGCAGCTGCGCGATCACTGCGGCCACGTCGGCCCGGGTGACCTCACCCGAGTCCATCGGCGGTTCGGTCAGTGCCACCGAGTCCGTCGGGTCCTCGTCGGTCAACTTGCCCGGACGCAGAATCGTCCAGTCCAGTCCATCTCGGGCCGAAACATCTTCTTCTGCAGCAGTTTTGGCCTTGATGTAGGCCTTCCAACCGTCGTCGAGATCCTCGGCGACCGGCTCGCCCGCACCGAACGAGCTGATCAGCACGTAGCGGCGGACACCGGCCTTCTCGGCGGCATCGGCCAGCAGCACCGCGCCCGCGCGGTCCACCGTGTCCTTGCGCTCGGGACCGCTGTTGGGGCCCGCACCCGCCGCGAACACGACGGCGTCGGCACCGACCAACACTGCGGCCACATCGTCGACCGAAGCCGATTCGAGATCGATCACCTGCGGCAACGCGCCGAGCGCAGTGACGGCATCGACGTGGTCGCTGTTGCGAATCAGCGACACCGCGCGGTCTCCTTGGGCGGTGAGCACCTGAGTCAGATGTTGGGCGATCTGGCCGTGGCCACCTGCAATGACAATGCGCTTGTCGGTCATATCGACTACTCCGTTCCTGACGTGAATCTGTCGGGTTGGCTACCCGCGTGGCAGGATTGCAAACATGACCGTCCCTGAGGAGAGGAGCCTGCGGAACGACCCATCGGGCTCGGCGACCATCTACCACAATCCGCGGTGCAACACCTCTCGCACAGCGCTGAAACTGATCGAGGAAGCCGGTGTGGTTCCACGCGTGATCCGGTACCTCGAGTCGCCTCCGACCGAGGACGAACTCCGCACACTTCTCGCCGATGCCGGTCTCGAACCCCGTCAGGCCATCCGAACTCGCGAGAGCATCTACAAGGAACTGGGGCTCGCGGGCGCGGACGCCGACACCTTGATCGCCGCGATGACCGAGCATCCGATTCTCATCGAACGCCCGATCGTGGTGACCGACAAGGGCACTGTGCTCGCCCGACCGGCCGACAAGGTGAACACCGTCCTGTAGAGCGCTACAACCTCTCGCGGGACACCGGGCACGACATACACCGCGGACCGCCGCGTCCCGAGCCGAGTTCCGATCCGGAAATCCGCAACACCTCGATGCCCGACGCCTCGAGTCGTGCGTTCGTTTCGACGTTGCGCTCGTACGCGACGACGACTCCCGGCGCGATGGCCAGCGTGTTGTTACCGTCGTCCCATTGTTCGCGCTCGGCGGTGACGTGGTCGAGTCCGGTATCGATCAACCGCAGCTTGCCGATTCCCATCGCAGCGGCGGCCGCCTCGAGAAACGGGTCGGCACCGCGAATACTGACTCCCGTGTCCTCGCGGCGAATGGTGAAGGCGGACAACGTGTCCTGAATAGCCGGATACATCACCACCGCATCGGTATCGACCATGGTGCACACCGTGTCCAGATGCATCGACGCGCGCTCCTGCGCGATCGGCACCACCAACACACTGTGCGCCAGACCGTCCTCGAACAGGCTGCGCGCCAGCGCTTCTGCACCGGCGGGCGTGGTGCGCTCCCCCACTCCGACAGCCACCACACCGGGAGCGAGCAGCAACACGTCACCGCCCTCGACCGGTGCGGTCCGCGACTCGTACGCGCGCCGCACACCCCGAAACATCGGATGGAACGCGTAGATCAGATCGGTCAGCGATGTCTCCCGCACCCGGGCAGGCAGAGCCAACGAGGTGATCGCCACTCGATCGTCTATCCAGAACGACGAGTCGCGAGTGAACAGCAGGTTCGGCAGCGGATCGATGACGAAGTCCCCACCGTGATGCATCCGCCGAACCAGCGACGCCCCGATCGGAAGCGGCTCCCCCGTCTCCGCCTCGAGCAGTTCGTCGAATGTCATGCCCGCCATCAGGATCTGCGCCAATTCGGCCGCGGGGACACCCCGCAGGTGTTGGGCGAGGTCCTCGGCGAGCGACCGGCCGAGCCGTCGGGCATCGACAGCGGCGGAGATACCTT
This genomic window contains:
- a CDS encoding DoxX family protein, which encodes MNSTVVRDAVALVARIGLGVVFIAHGWQKLNTYGLDGAAASFEAMNIPLPTASAYFATFVELIGGGALVLGIFTPIAGLLLFLDMLGAAVFVHFENGVFAADNGYELVVALGVGSLLLAAFGAGRISIDGVTKGKTALLA
- a CDS encoding GntR family transcriptional regulator; translation: MRVHIDSSNTTPVFEQLRMQILGLVRSGDLIAGTKIPTVRGLAEELKIAPNTVAKTYRELEQQGIIETRGRSGSFVASGGDPSRDIAARAATEFVRTVRSIGLDDDQARSFLESALKGASGN
- a CDS encoding SDR family oxidoreductase, with translation MTDKRIVIAGGHGQIAQHLTQVLTAQGDRAVSLIRNSDHVDAVTALGALPQVIDLESASVDDVAAVLVGADAVVFAAGAGPNSGPERKDTVDRAGAVLLADAAEKAGVRRYVLISSFGAGEPVAEDLDDGWKAYIKAKTAAEEDVSARDGLDWTILRPGKLTDEDPTDSVALTEPPMDSGEVTRADVAAVIAQLLDTGAAVRKTLMLTSGSTSIVDAVDALG
- the arsC gene encoding arsenate reductase (glutaredoxin) (This arsenate reductase requires both glutathione and glutaredoxin to convert arsenate to arsenite, after which the efflux transporter formed by ArsA and ArsB can extrude the arsenite from the cell, providing resistance.), coding for MTVPEERSLRNDPSGSATIYHNPRCNTSRTALKLIEEAGVVPRVIRYLESPPTEDELRTLLADAGLEPRQAIRTRESIYKELGLAGADADTLIAAMTEHPILIERPIVVTDKGTVLARPADKVNTVL
- a CDS encoding arginine deiminase, with amino-acid sequence MSVDAAAGPLGADSEVGVLRTVMLHRPGDELRRLTPRNNDQLLFDGLPWVDRAQDEHDAFADLLRGRGVTVLLLGELLTEAMTVSGAARMQGISAAVDARRLGRSLAEDLAQHLRGVPAAELAQILMAGMTFDELLEAETGEPLPIGASLVRRMHHGGDFVIDPLPNLLFTRDSSFWIDDRVAITSLALPARVRETSLTDLIYAFHPMFRGVRRAYESRTAPVEGGDVLLLAPGVVAVGVGERTTPAGAEALARSLFEDGLAHSVLVVPIAQERASMHLDTVCTMVDTDAVVMYPAIQDTLSAFTIRREDTGVSIRGADPFLEAAAAAMGIGKLRLIDTGLDHVTAEREQWDDGNNTLAIAPGVVVAYERNVETNARLEASGIEVLRISGSELGSGRGGPRCMSCPVSRERL